In the Harmonia axyridis chromosome 3, icHarAxyr1.1, whole genome shotgun sequence genome, one interval contains:
- the LOC123675271 gene encoding uncharacterized protein LOC123675271 produces the protein MDKCFKVTYTRKSTPLSYGYHIAERFLSNQDEICDLGVSFDSSFSFIPHVDQLCASASRALGFVFRCSSEFEDWSILRNLYFALVVSKLEYAHLVWFPIYDCHLSRLERIHRRFFKYVVFKRTGRYPERGADLSDVMEELRISSLLDRHEEQCARFARGLLANRIDSPYLLSKMSFNVPRLAARLTPVFYLPTARTNISERSPVNRICKSADKLRVNVFG, from the coding sequence ATGGACAAATGTTTCAAGGTCACATACACTAGAAAGTCAACTCCTCTATCGTATGGCTATCATATTGCTGAGAGATTTCTCAGCAATCAAGATGAAATATGTGACCTCGGAGTTTCATTTGACTCCTCATTCAGCTTTATCCCGCATGTAGATCAGCTTTGTGCATCAGCTAGTCGAGCTTTAGGCTTTGTTTTTAGATGCAGCAGTGAGTTCGAGGATTGGTCGATATTGAGGAATCTCTATTTCGCGCTGGTTGTCAGTAAGTTGGAGTATGCTCACTTGGTGTGGTTCCCTATTTATGACTGTCATCTGTCGCGATTGGAGCGTATTCATAGGAGATTTTTTAAATACGTGGTTTTCAAGAGAACAGGGCGGTATCCTGAGCGTGGTGCAGACCTTTCTGATGTTATGGAGGAGTTGAGGATATCCTCGTTACTTGATAGACATGAAGAACAATGTGCCAGGTTTGCCCGTGGATTGTTAGCCAACAGGATAGACTCACCATATCTTCTGTCCAAGATGTCTTTCAATGTGCCGAGACTAGCAGCGAGGTTGACACCAGTTTTCTATTTACCTACGGCTCGGACTAATATTTCTGAACGATCTCCAGTTAACCGTATTTGTAAAAGTGCTGATAAACTAAGAGTTAATGTTTTTGGTTGA